The DNA region GACTGGGCGCCGATGGTCGGGCGGTTGAGGTCGAGCGCACGCATCGACGCGCGAAAGCCCTTGCCTTCCTCGCCGACGAGGTTTTCGGCCGGCACCCGGACATTGTCGAAGAAGATCGGGGTGTTGGGCGCGCCGCGAAAGCCCATCTTGCGCTCGTGGCGGCCGAACGTAATGCCCGGCATCTTCTTCGGCTCGACGATGAAGGCGCTGATTCCATCGGCGCCGGCGCCGTCACTGGTTCGCGCCATCACCACGATGTAGTCGGCGACGACGCCGTAGCTGCACCACTGCTTGCGGCCGTTCAGGACATAGCTGTCACCGTCCTTCCGGGCGCGGGTGTTGAGCGCGGCGACGTCGGAGCCGGCCTGTGGCTCGGAGATCGCGATCGCCGTGATCACGCCGCCCTGGGCGATGATCGGCAAATACTTCTGGCGCTGCTCTTCCGAACCGAAATGCAGCAGCGGCATGATGAACATGGTGTTGAGGGCCGCGATCGATGCGCAGGCGGGCGAGACCTTCGAGATCTCCTCGCGCGCGATGCAGGCCATGGTGAGGTTGCCGTTCGGGCCGCCATAGCGCTCCGGCACCCAGAGCTGCATCAGCCCCATCTCGCCGAACAGCTTGACCAGCTCGAGCGGGAAGCGGTCGGTCTCGTCGATTTCGGCGGCGATCGGCGCCACGTGTCTGGCGACCATCCTGCGCAAATTGTCGCGGAAGGCGACCTGCTCCTCGGAAAAACTCATATGGACTCCCCGTCTGTTTTCTTTGCCGGAAGCCAAAAAAGGGGCTTCCATTGAATGGGTGATCCATTTAATAATTCACCGCATGAGCACCAAGTCAAGCCCTCGCGCGCCGCAGCGCCCCCGCACCGCCTCGCCGAACCGGCGCGAGCGGGTCACCGATCTCCGTGTCGCGGGCTCCGCGGCCACGCCGACATTCAAGCCGATCCATACCCGGCGGACGTTCGAGGAGATCTGCGAGCGCATTCGCGAGCAACTGGCGCTGGGCGTGCTGAAGCCCGGCGACAAGCTGCCGGCCGAGCGCGAACTCGCCCAGCAGCTCGGCGTCAGCCGCAATGTGCTGCGGGAAGCGCTGCGCAGCCTGGAGATGGCCGGCGTGTTGCGGCTGCAGAAGGGTGTCAAGGGCGGCGCCTTCATCCAGCAGGGCGACACCCGGCGCATGAACGAGGTCATGCGCGACATGCTGAGCCTCGGGACGATATCGGTGCGGGAATTGTCGGAAGCGCGGGTGCACGTCCTCGACCTCGTGGTGCAGCTGGCCTGTGCAAATGCGCGGCGCGCCGACCTCGATGCGCTGGAAGCCAATATCGAGCGGACCGAGCTTGCGACGAAGGAAGGCCGGCTGCTCGATCGGGTCGAATGCTCGCGCGAGTTCTACAAGCTGCTCGCGGCCTCGACCGGCAACAAGGTGATCGCGATGATCGTGGACTCGGTCACCGAGATCCACATGCGCTTCGTCTATGCCAAGGTCGCTTCCAGCGGGGTCGCGATGGCACGGCTGGCCGAGAAGCGGCGGCAATTCCTGGCGGCGCTGAACGAACGAGACGTGGCGTTGGCAAGCCGGCTGCTGCGGTCGCATCTCGAATCCGTGCAGCGCATGCTGGAGCAGGATCCGGGAGCCATGTCGCTTCATGTCGCATTGGCCGACGTGCAGCCCGGGCTGCGCCGGTAGCGCGCCGCGCCGGCGAATAGATCAATACTCAAACAGCAATAACAATGGAGGCAAACGTGTCCAACTACGCCAAGTATGAATGCCTGAAGGTCGAAGTCGCGGACAAGGTCGCGACCGTGACCTTGTATCGCCCAGAGGCGCGCAACGCCATCAACCAGAAGCTGATCCGCGAGCTGCGGACGATCTGGGACGACCTCGCCGACGACCACGCCGTCAATGCCGTGGTGCTGACCGGCGCCGGCGACTTCTTCAGCGTCGGCGGTGACGTAAAGGCGATGTCGGAGCGGCCGGGCGGCGACGTGCTCGAGGAGGGCGAGGTCCACGATCCCATGATCAGCCGGCGCGGCGTCACCCGCCAGCTCGAGCTCGACAAGCCGATCATTGCGGCGATCAACGGCGACGCCATCGGCCTGGCGGCGACCCATGCGCTGCTCTGCGACATCACCGTGATGGCCGAAGATGCCCGGATCGGCGACACCCACGTCTCGCGCGTCGGCCTGGTCGCGGGCGATGGCGGCACGGTGATCTGGCCCTTGCTGATCGGCATCAACAAAGCCAAGGAATTCCTGATCCGCGGCACACTGCTGAAGGGCAAGGAGGCGGAGCGGATCGGGCTGGTCAACCATGTCGCGCCGCGCGCTGAGGTGTTGGCCAAGGCCCGCGAGATTGCGGTCGAGCTCGCCAACGGTCCGACCTGGGCCATTCGCTGGACCAAGCTGTCGATCAACCAGATCGTCAAGGAGCGCGTGAACATGCTGCTCGAGGCCTCGATGGCGCTGGAGCAGGTGACGTTCGAGACCGCCGACCACAAGGAAGCGACTATGTCGTTCAAGGAGAAGCGCAAGCCCAAGTTCGGCCAGGCGTAGCTCGGGGCCGGGCCATGGCCGCGATCGAAGCGTCGAATGACGATGTCGCAGGGATGCTGCGCGACTCCTTGCGCGGGTTCCTTGACGAGCATTGGCGTCCGCGCGGCGCAACGGCGTCGTCAACGCCGGACGAGGTGTCGACGATCTGGCGCAGGCTGGTCGGGCAGGGTGTTGCCGCGCTCGGCGCGACGAGCGGCGAGGGCGGGCTCGCCGAGATCCTCGTTGTCGTGGCGGAGCTCGGCCGGGCCGGGTGTCCGGCGCCGATGTGGTCTGCGGCGCTCGCCAATCTTGCGATCGCCGGATCGCAGGACGACGTCGTGGTGGATCTGCTGGAGCGGCTGCATTCCGGGAAGGCGATCGTCGCCTTCTCGTTCGGGGCGCTGGATCGCGATCCGGAGGCGGGCTCGGTTGAGGTCACGGACCTCAAGGCAACGGGCGTGCTTCGCTTTGTCGAGGCGGCCGGTGGCGCCACGCATCTTCTGGTCGTGCTCGATCAGGCCCATCTTGCGCTGATCGATCTTGACGGTCCCGGTGTCGAATGCGTCGCGACCCGCGCGATGGGGGCGTGGGGACTCTCCGAGGTCAGGCTGAACGCAGCGCCGTTCACGCGCATTCCCGTCGGGACGGTCGATCTGGACGACCTCCGCATCAAGGGCAAAGCGGCGTTGACCGCGCGCGCTTACGGCGCTGCGCGGCGTGCGTTTGAGCTGGCCGTGGACTACGCCAGGGAGCGGCACCAGTTCGGACAACCGATCGGCAAGTTCCAGGCGATCCAGCACAAGCTGGCCAACTGCCTGATCGCGCTCGAAGGCGTCAGGCTGATCCTCGAGCATACCGCCAGACTGCATGATGGCGGCGACGACGACTGGCGCTACTTCGCCGATTGCGCATCGGCGTTCTCCGGCAATGCGCTGCGGCAGGTCTCGCTGGAGACGCAGCATACATTCGGTGCGATCGGCTATGCCGAGGAGCACGAGGCGCCGATCCATTTCAAGCGCGTGCACCTCGATACGATCGCGCTCGGCGGCGCCTCGGATGCAAAGCGCAGACTTGCCGAGCGACTGCTGGATGCGGGCGGCGCCGGGCTGCCGCAATATGACCTCGGGTCCGCCGGAAATGCGCTTCGCGAGCAGGTCCGGCGCTGGCTCGAACAGAACTGGACCGGAGATACCAAGCAGGCGTTCGACCAGAGGCCTTTCGCCAAGCGCGAGTTCGATGCGAGCTTCGCCCGAGATATCGGCGAGACCGGGTGGATTGGGCTCGGATGGCCGGAGCAGTTCGGCGGCCAGGCACGCTCTCCGCTGGAGCAGATCGCCTTCATGGAGACGATGGAGCGGGGCGAAGCACCACGGATCGGTGCGGCGATCCAGGCTAATGCGCTGATGATGTTCGGCACCTCAGAGCAGCAGCAAAGATATCTTCCGGAAATCCTGCGCGGCGAAGCCATGCACGGCATGGGTTATAGCGAGCCGCAAGCGGGCTCGGACCTCGCGGCGCTGCGCACCAGTGCGATCAGGGACGGCGAGCACTGGGTGATCAACGGCCAGAAGATCTGGACCACCACCTGGTGGGGCAAATACATGTTCCTCGCCGCGCGGACCGACAAGGATGCAAAGCCGCCGCACGCCGGCATCAGCATGTTCATCGTGCCGATGGATGCGCCGGGCATCACCATCCGTCCATCTGTCACCATGTATGACGGCACCTTTGCCAACATCTTCTACGACAATGTCCGGATCCCCGCCGAGAATCTTGTTGGCGAGGTCAATGGCGGCTGGAAGGTGCTGACCGGCGCGCTGGCCTTCGAGCGAGGGTTGGTCGGTGGCGGGATCGTCCTGAAGGTCGCACACGCCTTTGAGCAGCTGCGTGCACACGTAATGACCAAGGAGGGCGATCGGTCTCTGGCCGATGACCCCATCGTCCGCGACAGGATGGCGACCCTGGCATCCGAGATCGAAATCGGCCGTCTCTTGATGATGCATTGTGCCGAGCTCGCAGCCGACGGCATGACTCCGCCGGAGTATGGCGCGATCAGCAAGGTGTTCTCCGGAGAGCTGATGGAGCGTTTCGGAGAGGCCGCGCTCGACATTCTCGGGATGCGCGCCGCGCTGTCCGAACAGATGCCGGGCGCGATCGACAACGGCCGCTTCGAGCAGAACCTGCGGCATTCGCTGATGTGGGTCATCAGCATCGGGACCAACGAGATTCAGCGCAGCCTGATCGCGCAACGCGCGCTCGGGCTGCCGAGATAGGAGAGATCGGATGCAGAAGGATGGCGACAGGGCGCCGCTCGCCGGGGTGCGGGTGCTGGATTTTTCCATCATGGTGGCGGGCCCCTATTGCGCGCGGCTGCTCGCCGACGTCGGGGCCGAGGTCATCAAGATCGAGCCGCCGGAAGGCGACGACATGCGGCTGCGGACGCCGCTGCGCGAAGGCCACAGCACCTATTTCGGCCAGCTCAATGCCGGCAAGCGCAGCCTCGCGCTGGACCTGAAGAACGCCGATGCCATCAAGCTCGTGCATCGCATGGTCGCGGAGGCGGACATTCTCGTCGAGAACTTCCGTCCGGGCGTGATGGAGCGGCTCGGCCTCGGCTATGACGCGCTTCGCGAGATCAACCCGCGCCTGATCTATTGCTCGATCTCGGGCTATGGCCAGTCCGGCCCCGCTGCCGAGCGCGCGGCCTACGCGATGATCGTGCACGCCGAAAGCGGATTTGATACATCGCTGATGCGCTATGCCGGCGACCGGGAGCGTCCGGCGGCCGGAGCGATCTTCGTCGCCGACATCCTCGGCGGCATCTTCGGCTATTCCGCGATCCAGACCGCGATGGTACAGCGCGAACGCACCGGCAAGGGGCAGCGCGTCGATGTGGCGTTGATGGACTGCATGCTCAACCTGCTGGTCTATGAGCTTCAGGAAGCCCAATTCCCGATCCGCTCGCCGCGTCCGACCTATGGGCCGGTGCGTACGCGCGATGGCGATATCCTGATCGCTCCGGTCACGCCGCGCAATTTTGCGGCGCTATGTGAGGTCACGGGGCAGGACGAGCTGGCGAACGATCCGCGCTTTGCGACCATTCCGGCGCGCGGGGCCAACTGGACCGCCATGATGCAGGTGATCGAGCAATGGACCGAGCGTCACACCGGCGCCGAATGCATCGCGGCACTGGATCGCGCCGGCGTGCCTTGCGCCGAGTACCGGACGCCGGGCGCGGCGCTGACCGATGCCCATCTGCGTCAACGTGGTGTGTTTGGGACGGTCTCGGATGGTGCCGGCGAATTCGTCGGCGTCAATGCGCCGTGGCAGATGTCCGGCGCCGATATCTCGATCGGAAGTCACGTTCCCGGGATCGGCGCGCAGCGGGACGATGTGCTGTCACGGATTCTGGGATTGTCACCGCAGGCAATCGCGGCGCTCGCGGTCGCGGGCACGTTCGGCAGGGCGCCGGCCTAGGCAGCCGGAAGCCCAAAATCTCAGGTGTCGGACGGAGCGTCCGGCGGCGGAGCCTTCGCGATCGCGAGCAGGCATTTCAGGAAATGCGCGCGGTCTTCCTTGCGCAAGGGAGCCAGCATGATGTTTTGCAGCTCGGCGGCAGCGGGGATGACGGCGAGAAGCGCTTTCTCTCCCTTGGCGGTGATCTGCACCTGGAGCGAGCGGCGGTCGTCCGGATTGTTCTTCTTTGAGACCAGCCGGCGCGCGACCATCCGCTTCAGCATTTCGCTGAGCGTGTTGCGGTCGCAGCTGATCCGCTCCGCCAACACCGAGGGGGTGAGCGGACCCAATTGGTACAGTGCCATCAGCACGCCGAATTGCCGCGGCGTGATGTCGCTCTGGCGGGTCATGCTTTGATAGAGCCCGTCGTAACGGGCTTCCAGCAGCCGCAGCAGAAATCCGACGCCGTCTTCGAGCTGCCAGTCGCGCGCAATATCTGTGGCCGTGCTCGTTTTCGTACCCTTGTCGGCTGCCATGCCGTCGTTGGACTCCGATTTTTCGAATTCGCGTTAGCCGTTAGCAGCTTGGCCTGACGTCCTCAACCCTGCGGTGAACCGCACCCGGCCTGTTCACGGCCCGATGCAATTGCGTTCGGCCCTTGTCAGCCATCCGGCAATGTAGTACGTATACGTATCAAATGCGATGCGAAGACATTGTGCAGGGAGGTTGAACTTGGACCTGCGTGAGCTGCTGTCGATCCCCTATTTGCTGGAGGCCGAGGCCGTCGAAACCGAGCCGGGGCAGTGGCGGGTTCGCCTTGCCTATCCGGAGCTGCCGGGATGCACGGCGGAGGCCGCCGTCGTCGAGGACGCATTGCGTGAACTCGAGCGGCGCCGCATCGAATTGATCGTCGGCCTGGTGGAGGAGGGCAAGCAGCCTCCCATTCCACGCAAGCCGCTCACCGCATCCGATCCGCTTTGGACCGCTCAGGATCTCGGACTGTCTGGCCGCGTCGCCGCGCTTCTCGGCGGTGCGGCGGGCCCGGCCACACGCAATTGAAGGAGGCAAATCCATGCTCTCGCGCGAAGACAATGAACGCCTGGTGAGGGTCGGCAAGGGCACGCCGCTCGGCGACCTGTTTCGGCTTTACTGGATTCCCTTCCTGCCGTCGGCAGACCTCACCAAGGATGGACAGCCGAAGCGCATCCGGCTGCTCGGCGAGGATCTGGTCGCCTTCCGCGACACCGAGGGGCGGGTCGGGCTGGTCGATCAGGCCTGTCCGCATCGCGGCGCGCCGCTGGTCTTCGCGCGAAACGAGGATTGCGGGCTGCGCTGCGTCTATCACGGCTGGAAATTCGACGTCACCGGCGCGGTGACGGACATGCCGGCCGAGCCGGTGCGCAGCCGCCTCAAGGAGCGCGTGCGGATCAAGGCCTATCCCTGCAAGGAGCGCAACGGAATGATCTGGACCTATATGGGTCCCGACCAGGCCGAACTTCCGCCGCTGCCGAACCTCGAATGGAATCTGGTGCCGGCCGAGCAGGTGCACATCTCGGTTCGCGTCCAGGAGTGCAACTGGCTGCAGGCGGTCGAAGGCGAGATCGACTCGGCGCACGCGCCGCTGCTGCACGGTCGGCTCGACGCCCAGGGCACGACGAGCGCCTGGATCCAGAAGCGCGACCTGCGGCCGACCTTCGAATGCATCAAGCAAGACTTCGGCATGAGCATCGCCGCGCGGCGCAATTACGACGCCAACACGCTGTACTGGCGCGTCAACCAATTCATGCTGCCGTTCTATACGCTGGTGCCCCCGCTGTCTCCGTTTCCGGATCTGAGCGGGCACGCCTGGGTGCCGATCGATGACGAGAACACGCTCTGCATCATGTTCTCCTATCATCCGTCGGAGCCGCTGCTGGAGAAGACGCGGCAGGTCTTCGCCGAAGGCCACAAGGGCCGCGAGAGCGGCCATGCCAGCCGCCACGCGCTGATCCAGCACCCGGTGACGGTGCCGTACGCCGGCTACTGGACCAAATACAATCCGCAGAACGGCTTTCAATTCGACTACGAGGCGCAGCGCACCACCTGGTTCTCGGGCCTGCCGGGGCTGTGGGTGCAGGACGGCGCCTGCCAGAGCGGCGTCTCGCCGATCTTCGATCGCACCAGGGAGACGCTCTGCTCCAGCGATACCGGCATCGCGATGACGCGGCGCTTCATTCTGGAGGCGCTCGGCGCCTATCGCGATCACGCGATCAAGCCCAAGGGCGTCTCAGACCCCGACGTGTTCATGGTGCGGGCGGTGTCGCTGCGGCTGCCGCCGGAGGAGTCCTGGGTCGATGTCGGCGCGCCGTTCATGCGGGCGAAGCTCGGCGCAGATTTCGGGTACGAGCTGTGAGCGCATCCCGCCATGGCTGACGTGACGCAGGACGTGCTGGTCAAGCGCATCGGCTACGAGGCCGAGCGGATCAATTCCTACGAGCTGATCGCACGGACGGGCGGAGAGCTGACGCCGTTCACGGCCGGCAGCCATATCGACCTGCATCTGCCGAACGGCATGATCCGGAGCTACTCGCTGGTGAACGATCAGCGCGAGCGACACCGGTATGTGATCGCTGTCAACAAGGATGCCGAGAGCCGCGGTGGCTCCAGCTTCGTCCACGACTCCGTGAAGGTCGGCGACATCATGACGATCTCCGGGCCGCGCAACAATTTCGTGCTGCACGAAGAGGCGGAGCATTCGGTCCTGGTCGCCGGCGGCATCGGCATCACGCCATTGCTGTCGATGATCCGGCGTCTGGAGGCGCTCGGGCGCCGTTGGGAGCTGTTCTATGCCGCGAGGACGCGCGCGGCCGCCGCATTCCTCGACGAGCTCGGCCCATTCCGATCTGATTTTCGTTCCAGGATACATGTCGATTTCGACGACGAGCGATCGGGGCGTCTGTTCGACCTGCCGGCAATTGTCGGAACCGCGCCGGCGCGGGCGCATCTCTATTGCTGCGGTCCGGTGCCGATGCTCGCGGCATTCGAGGCGGCGACGGCCGATCGGCCGTCGGATCGCGTGCATGTCGAATACTTCCAGGCGCGGGAAGCGCCCTCAACGGAGGGCGGCTTCGACGTCAAGCTTGCGCGAAGCAATCGCACGATTGCGGTCGAGCCCGGCAAGACGATTCTCGATGCCTTGCTGGCTGCCGGCATCACCGCGAATTACGCCTGCAGCGAAGGGGTCTGCGGCACCTGCGAGACGCGCGTACTCGAGGGCACGCCCGATCATCGCGACCAGTTTCTGAGCAAGGAAGAGCAGGCGGCGAACAAGAGCGTCATGATCTGCTGCTCGGGCGCCAAGTCCCGCACGCTCGTGCTCGATCTCTAAGACAACAACATACGACGGGTGGGAACAATGAAGTATCTTTCGCAAATTGCCGGAGTGGTCCTGCTGGCCGCCTGCGCCAGTTCGCCCGCGTCGGCGGACGCTGCGCGCTCCCTCAAGATCGGCGTGCTCAACGACGCATCCGGCCCTTATTCGGACAATGCCGGCGAAGGTTCGGTGACGGCGGCCCGGATGGCTGCCGAGGATTTCATGCTGCTTCATCCGGACTTCAAGGTCGAGATCGTCTCGGCCGATCACCAGAACAAGGCGGATGTCGGCGCCGCAATCGCGCGCCGCTGGATCGATCAGGAGAAGGTCGATGCGGTCGCCGACGTGCCGAACTCGGCCGTCGGGCTCGCCGTCAACGAAGTCGTGCGCGGCACCAAGGCGGCGCTGATTGCATCGAGTGCGGCGTCCTCCGACCTGACCGGGAAATACTGCTCGCCCAACACGATCCAGTGGACCTTCGACACCTGGGCGGCCTCGCACACGATCGGTGCCTATCTCGTGCGTCACGGCGGCAAGAAATGGTACTTCATCGCGACCGACAATGCGCTCGGCAAGTCGATGGTGCGCGACGGCACGGCGGTGATCGGCGCCGGCGGCGGCACGGTTCTCGGATCGGTCAATGTGCCGATCAACAATGCGGACTATGCCTCGTTCATCCTGCAGGCCGAGAGCTCCGGCGCCGACGTGATCGCGTTCGCAACCGCCGGCGGCGACACGGTCAGCCTGATCAAGCAGTCCGCCGAGTTCGGGCTGAAGCAGAGCGGACGCACCTTCGCGGCGCTGTTGACCACCACCAACGATGTCGAGTCCAGCGGACTTGCGGTCGGCGAAGGACTGATCATCACCCAGCCGTTCTACTGGGACCTCAACGATGCCAGCCGTGCCTGGTCGGCCAGGTTCAGCGCACGTCAGCGCGGGCAATCGCCGACCGCGTTCCACGCCGGCGTCTACTCGTCGGTGCTGGCCTATCTCAACGCGGCGTTGGCGGCAGGAACCAATGACGCGCCGGCCGTGATCCAGAAGTTGAAGGAGAAGCCGATCGACGACGCCTTGTTCGGGCCGGTCGTGGTGCGCGCGGACGGCCGCGCCATTCACAACATGTACATCTTCAAAGTGAAGAGCCCGAGTGCGTCGAAGAGCAAGTGGGACCTGCTGGAGCAGGTCGGCGTGCTGTCCGGGCCGGAGGCGTTTCGGCCGCTCGACCAGGGCGGATGCTCGCTCGTCGAGCCGCCGAAGAGCAATTGACGACGACGGCTGCGGCCCTCGGATCAACACTTCTCAAACTGACGGACATCCCGATGCTGGATCAGCTTGAAGCCGACTTCCCCGAGCACACGCCGCGCCCTGTCGATGCGCCAAGGGCGCTCGAGGGGGTCCGGGTGATCGATTTCTCGCATTTCATCGCGGGACCGTTTGCGACCATGATCCTTGCCGACATGGGCGCCGAGGTAATCAAGATCGAAGCGCCGGGCCGCGGTGACGATTTGCGCCGTTATCCCCCGGTGCATCCCGATCTCAGGCACGGCGCGCCGTTCCTCTGGACCAACCGCAACAAGCGCAGCGTTGCCCTCGATCTCAAATCGCCGGAGGGCCTGAAGGTCGCGCGCGAGCTGATCGCGACGGCGGACGTCCTCGTCGAGAATTTTTCGGCGAGCGTGATGGCACGGCTGGGGCTCGACTATGAGAGCTGCCGCAAGGTCAAGCCCGAGATCATCTATTGCTCGGTGTCGGCCTATGGCCGGGACGGGGCATTTTCGGACCGGCTCGGCTTCGATCCGATCGCGCAGGTCGAGAGCGGTTTTGTCTCTATGAACGGCTATGCCGACCGGGAGGGCGTGCGCGCGTTGTCACCGGTGATGGATATCAGCACCGCGATGATGGCCAGCAATGCGATCCTTGGCGCGTTGTTCGCGCGCGAGCGGAGCGGGCAGGGCCAGGCCATCGAGGTGTCGTTGTTCGAGAATGCCGTCCTGATGACCGGCTACGCGACCATGCAGTCGCTCTTCAGCGGCACCGATCCGAAGCGAAGCGGCAACACCAGCCCGGACACCTGTCCGTCGGGTGTGTTCCTGGCCAGCGATTGCGCCTTCTATATCAACTGCGGCAACGACAAGATCTTCCAACGCCTGATGGCGCAGGTTCTCGAGCGCGAGGACCTCGCGGCGGCCGAGATCTATGCAACCGGCCCGGATCGAATCCGCCGGCGCGAGGAGCTGTTCGCGATCCTTGGCGCCGCCTTTGCGCAGCAGCCCTGGTCGCACTGGCAATCGCGAATGCGGGCGGCCGGGGTGCCCTGCGGTCAGGTACGCACCGTCGGCGAAGCGATCCGCTCCCCGGAGGCAAGGGAGCGCGGGATCGTCACCCGGATCCCGCACGAGACGGTGGGTTGGGTGCCGAACGTGCACCTGCCGATCCGCTATTCGCGGACGCCGATCGTTGATCCCGTCGCGGCACCGGCCGTCGGGCAGCACACCGAGAATGTCCTGCGTGAGTTGCTCGGCTACGATGAGGCGGAGATCGCGCGCCTTGCCGCAGGCGGTGCCTTCGGCAGCCAGCCCTCGCGACAGGATGCCAAGCCGTGACGGCGCGCGGGCGAGACCAGCGGACGCTGCGGGGGCGTGTGGCCGTGATTGGGATCGGTGAAACCGAATATTGTCGCCACGGCGCTTCTCCCGACCCGGAATTAAAGCTCGCGCTGAAAGCCATTCTGGCGGCTTGCGAGGACGCTGGCCTCGATCCCCGCGAGATCGACGGGTTCTCGTCCTACAGCGACGATCGCAGCGAGGCCTCGCGGCTGGCCGCGGCGCTGGGTACGCATCGATTGCGTTCAGCGACCATGCAATGGGGCGGAGGCGGCGGCGGTTGCTGTGCTGCGGTTGCCAACGCGGCGGCCTCGATCGTCGCGGGCCTCGCCGATTATGTCGTGGTGTTCCGCTCATTGGCGCAGGGCCAATATGGCCGGTTCGGACAGGCGGGCGGCATCCACACGGTTTCGGGCGAACGGTCCTACCTGATGCCTTATGGTGTGTTGGCGCCGCCGCAGCGTTTTGCCATGCGGGTGCAGCGCTACATGCACGAGCACGGCGTACGGCAAGAGGCGTTGCGCGCGATTGCGCTCGCCTCCTATCATCACGCCCAGGCCAACCCGCGCGCCGTGATGCATGGCAGGCCGCTGGACGTCGAGAAATACGATGCCTCGCGCTGGATCGTGGAGCCGTTCCATCTCTACGATTGCTGCATGGAAAATGACGGCGCGGCGGCATTGCTGCTGGTATCGGCGGAGCGCGCCGCAGAATTCCGAAATAAACCGGCCTATCTGCTCGGTGCCGCCTTCGGATCCGGACATCGCGCCGCGGCGACGGCGCACAACGCGCCGCTCTACGCCACGGCGAGCTTCGACACCGTCGCGCCCGACCTT from Bradyrhizobium sp. B124 includes:
- a CDS encoding CaiB/BaiF CoA-transferase family protein, which encodes MQKDGDRAPLAGVRVLDFSIMVAGPYCARLLADVGAEVIKIEPPEGDDMRLRTPLREGHSTYFGQLNAGKRSLALDLKNADAIKLVHRMVAEADILVENFRPGVMERLGLGYDALREINPRLIYCSISGYGQSGPAAERAAYAMIVHAESGFDTSLMRYAGDRERPAAGAIFVADILGGIFGYSAIQTAMVQRERTGKGQRVDVALMDCMLNLLVYELQEAQFPIRSPRPTYGPVRTRDGDILIAPVTPRNFAALCEVTGQDELANDPRFATIPARGANWTAMMQVIEQWTERHTGAECIAALDRAGVPCAEYRTPGAALTDAHLRQRGVFGTVSDGAGEFVGVNAPWQMSGADISIGSHVPGIGAQRDDVLSRILGLSPQAIAALAVAGTFGRAPA
- a CDS encoding acyl-CoA dehydrogenase family protein; translation: MSFSEEQVAFRDNLRRMVARHVAPIAAEIDETDRFPLELVKLFGEMGLMQLWVPERYGGPNGNLTMACIAREEISKVSPACASIAALNTMFIMPLLHFGSEEQRQKYLPIIAQGGVITAIAISEPQAGSDVAALNTRARKDGDSYVLNGRKQWCSYGVVADYIVVMARTSDGAGADGISAFIVEPKKMPGITFGRHERKMGFRGAPNTPIFFDNVRVPAENLVGEEGKGFRASMRALDLNRPTIGAQSVGLAQGALDACIAYAKERKQFKQPIAEFQGVQFMLADMAMQIEAARALVYECARAGDAGDWKRLNVLASMAKCVGSDMAMKVTTDAVQIFGGYGYTMDYPVERMMRDAKLTQIFEGTNQIQRVVIARELLR
- a CDS encoding MarR family winged helix-turn-helix transcriptional regulator; protein product: MAADKGTKTSTATDIARDWQLEDGVGFLLRLLEARYDGLYQSMTRQSDITPRQFGVLMALYQLGPLTPSVLAERISCDRNTLSEMLKRMVARRLVSKKNNPDDRRSLQVQITAKGEKALLAVIPAAAELQNIMLAPLRKEDRAHFLKCLLAIAKAPPPDAPSDT
- a CDS encoding Rieske 2Fe-2S domain-containing protein, translated to MLSREDNERLVRVGKGTPLGDLFRLYWIPFLPSADLTKDGQPKRIRLLGEDLVAFRDTEGRVGLVDQACPHRGAPLVFARNEDCGLRCVYHGWKFDVTGAVTDMPAEPVRSRLKERVRIKAYPCKERNGMIWTYMGPDQAELPPLPNLEWNLVPAEQVHISVRVQECNWLQAVEGEIDSAHAPLLHGRLDAQGTTSAWIQKRDLRPTFECIKQDFGMSIAARRNYDANTLYWRVNQFMLPFYTLVPPLSPFPDLSGHAWVPIDDENTLCIMFSYHPSEPLLEKTRQVFAEGHKGRESGHASRHALIQHPVTVPYAGYWTKYNPQNGFQFDYEAQRTTWFSGLPGLWVQDGACQSGVSPIFDRTRETLCSSDTGIAMTRRFILEALGAYRDHAIKPKGVSDPDVFMVRAVSLRLPPEESWVDVGAPFMRAKLGADFGYEL
- a CDS encoding enoyl-CoA hydratase-related protein — encoded protein: MSNYAKYECLKVEVADKVATVTLYRPEARNAINQKLIRELRTIWDDLADDHAVNAVVLTGAGDFFSVGGDVKAMSERPGGDVLEEGEVHDPMISRRGVTRQLELDKPIIAAINGDAIGLAATHALLCDITVMAEDARIGDTHVSRVGLVAGDGGTVIWPLLIGINKAKEFLIRGTLLKGKEAERIGLVNHVAPRAEVLAKAREIAVELANGPTWAIRWTKLSINQIVKERVNMLLEASMALEQVTFETADHKEATMSFKEKRKPKFGQA
- a CDS encoding GntR family transcriptional regulator, which produces MSTKSSPRAPQRPRTASPNRRERVTDLRVAGSAATPTFKPIHTRRTFEEICERIREQLALGVLKPGDKLPAERELAQQLGVSRNVLREALRSLEMAGVLRLQKGVKGGAFIQQGDTRRMNEVMRDMLSLGTISVRELSEARVHVLDLVVQLACANARRADLDALEANIERTELATKEGRLLDRVECSREFYKLLAASTGNKVIAMIVDSVTEIHMRFVYAKVASSGVAMARLAEKRRQFLAALNERDVALASRLLRSHLESVQRMLEQDPGAMSLHVALADVQPGLRR
- a CDS encoding acyl-CoA dehydrogenase, translated to MAAIEASNDDVAGMLRDSLRGFLDEHWRPRGATASSTPDEVSTIWRRLVGQGVAALGATSGEGGLAEILVVVAELGRAGCPAPMWSAALANLAIAGSQDDVVVDLLERLHSGKAIVAFSFGALDRDPEAGSVEVTDLKATGVLRFVEAAGGATHLLVVLDQAHLALIDLDGPGVECVATRAMGAWGLSEVRLNAAPFTRIPVGTVDLDDLRIKGKAALTARAYGAARRAFELAVDYARERHQFGQPIGKFQAIQHKLANCLIALEGVRLILEHTARLHDGGDDDWRYFADCASAFSGNALRQVSLETQHTFGAIGYAEEHEAPIHFKRVHLDTIALGGASDAKRRLAERLLDAGGAGLPQYDLGSAGNALREQVRRWLEQNWTGDTKQAFDQRPFAKREFDASFARDIGETGWIGLGWPEQFGGQARSPLEQIAFMETMERGEAPRIGAAIQANALMMFGTSEQQQRYLPEILRGEAMHGMGYSEPQAGSDLAALRTSAIRDGEHWVINGQKIWTTTWWGKYMFLAARTDKDAKPPHAGISMFIVPMDAPGITIRPSVTMYDGTFANIFYDNVRIPAENLVGEVNGGWKVLTGALAFERGLVGGGIVLKVAHAFEQLRAHVMTKEGDRSLADDPIVRDRMATLASEIEIGRLLMMHCAELAADGMTPPEYGAISKVFSGELMERFGEAALDILGMRAALSEQMPGAIDNGRFEQNLRHSLMWVISIGTNEIQRSLIAQRALGLPR